One genomic segment of Bradyrhizobium diazoefficiens includes these proteins:
- the argH gene encoding argininosuccinate lyase — translation MSNKMWGGRFSERPDEIMEEINVSIDVDRHLFAQDIAASKAHAAMLASQGIITGSDAKNIGKGLDTILSEIGKGDFTFKRALEDIHMNVESRLSELIGPAAGRLHTARSRNDQVATDFRLFVRDIIDETDAALAEFQQALVERALEHAGTVMPGFTHLQTAQPVTFGHHLLAYVEMAARDRGRFQDARKRLNESPLGAAALAGTSFPIDRHATAKALLFDRPMANSLDAVSDRDFVLETLSAASICAVHMSRFAEEIVIWTSPLVGLIRLSDKFTTGSSIMPQKRNPDAAELVRAKTGRVIGALNGLLIVMKGLPLAYQKDMQEDKQGAMEGFAALSLAIRAMTGMVRDLVPDEARMKAAAGEGYATATDLADWLVRTLKMPFRDAHHVTGRIVAKASEGGVALHELPLREMQAIEPRITKEVLGVLSVESSVKSRTSFGGTAPKNVASQAKSWLKRLEKERKSG, via the coding sequence CCCACGCCGCGATGCTCGCCAGCCAAGGCATCATTACTGGCTCTGATGCGAAAAATATCGGCAAGGGTCTAGACACGATTTTGTCAGAGATCGGCAAGGGCGACTTCACGTTCAAGCGCGCGCTCGAAGATATCCATATGAACGTCGAGAGCCGCCTGTCCGAGCTGATCGGCCCCGCCGCCGGTCGCCTGCACACCGCGCGCTCGCGCAACGATCAGGTCGCGACCGACTTCCGCCTGTTCGTGCGCGATATCATCGACGAGACCGATGCGGCGCTCGCGGAGTTCCAGCAGGCGCTGGTGGAGCGCGCGCTCGAGCATGCCGGCACCGTGATGCCCGGCTTCACGCATCTGCAGACCGCGCAGCCCGTGACTTTCGGTCACCACCTGCTCGCCTATGTCGAGATGGCGGCGCGCGACCGCGGCCGTTTCCAGGACGCGCGCAAGCGGCTCAACGAATCGCCGCTCGGCGCCGCTGCGCTCGCCGGCACCTCGTTCCCGATCGACCGCCACGCCACCGCCAAGGCGCTTCTCTTCGACCGGCCGATGGCAAATTCGCTCGATGCGGTGTCCGATCGCGACTTCGTGCTGGAGACGCTGTCGGCGGCCTCGATCTGCGCCGTGCACATGTCGCGCTTTGCCGAGGAGATCGTGATCTGGACCTCGCCGCTGGTTGGGCTGATCCGGCTCAGCGACAAGTTCACCACGGGTTCCTCGATCATGCCGCAGAAGCGCAATCCTGACGCCGCCGAGCTGGTGCGCGCCAAGACCGGCCGCGTCATCGGTGCGCTCAATGGCCTGCTGATCGTGATGAAGGGCCTGCCGCTCGCCTATCAAAAGGATATGCAGGAGGACAAGCAGGGCGCCATGGAGGGTTTTGCCGCGCTGTCGCTGGCAATCCGCGCCATGACCGGCATGGTCCGCGACCTCGTCCCCGACGAGGCCAGGATGAAGGCGGCGGCGGGCGAGGGCTATGCGACCGCGACCGACCTCGCCGATTGGTTGGTGCGGACGCTGAAGATGCCGTTCCGCGACGCCCATCATGTCACCGGCCGCATCGTCGCCAAGGCGTCCGAGGGCGGCGTCGCGCTACACGAGTTGCCGCTGAGGGAGATGCAGGCGATCGAGCCCAGGATCACCAAGGAGGTGCTCGGCGTGCTCTCGGTCGAATCGTCGGTGAAGAGCCGGACCAGCTTTGGCGGCACCGCGCCGAAGAACGTGGCGTCGCAGGCGAAGAGCTGGCTGAAGCGGCTGGAAAAAGAGCGAAAATCGGGCTGA